From the genome of Campylobacter sp. MIT 99-7217, one region includes:
- a CDS encoding putative transporter, protein MSAKWALWAYLGLALLLAFLYLQTSLNVAINEWYKDFYDVLQKPKIEQKLEGNAQEELNTSKNLEQIQKQEELAASKLENSNFLNKSSLIFYQYLIREFFDKSSISGQDSYSIDDFYLLVGVFLCIALPYVLIATINIYFASLYALKWREAMTFEYLKFWKNKDDNIEGSSQRIQEDIYNFSKIVESLGLAFVRALMTLIAFIPILWALSEPISKALFVNLSDESAFSFLKSIDGLLVYVALFISLGGLCISWIVGIKLPGLEYNNQKAEAAFRKELVFAEDDRKKYASEPTMIELFTGLKFNYKRLFLHYGYFNIWLILFEQMIVIVPLLIVAPSLFGGVITLGIVMQMNNAFDQVRSSFSVFITNWTKITELRSIHKRLSEFEINIAYKKSKKLKRQG, encoded by the coding sequence ATGTCGGCTAAATGGGCTTTATGGGCTTATTTGGGGCTAGCTTTGTTGCTTGCTTTTTTGTATTTGCAAACCAGCTTAAATGTAGCCATAAATGAATGGTATAAAGACTTTTATGATGTGCTTCAAAAGCCAAAAATAGAACAAAAGCTTGAGGGCAATGCCCAAGAAGAACTTAACACAAGTAAGAATTTAGAACAGATCCAAAAGCAAGAAGAACTCGCTGCAAGCAAGCTTGAAAACTCAAATTTCTTAAACAAATCCTCGCTCATTTTTTATCAATATCTTATCCGTGAATTTTTCGATAAATCAAGCATTAGCGGACAGGATTCTTATAGTATCGATGATTTTTATTTACTTGTGGGCGTTTTTTTATGTATAGCCTTGCCTTATGTTTTAATAGCAACTATAAATATTTATTTTGCAAGTCTTTATGCTTTAAAATGGCGTGAAGCTATGACCTTTGAATACCTTAAATTTTGGAAAAATAAAGATGACAACATAGAAGGAAGCTCGCAAAGAATTCAAGAAGATATTTATAATTTTTCTAAGATAGTAGAAAGTCTTGGGCTTGCCTTTGTGCGTGCTTTGATGACGCTAATCGCATTTATCCCTATACTTTGGGCATTGAGCGAGCCTATATCTAAGGCTTTGTTTGTAAATTTAAGCGATGAAAGTGCTTTTAGCTTTCTTAAGTCTATCGATGGGCTTTTGGTTTATGTGGCTTTGTTTATTTCTCTTGGAGGGCTTTGCATTTCTTGGATCGTGGGCATAAAACTGCCCGGACTTGAGTATAACAACCAAAAAGCTGAAGCTGCTTTTAGAAAAGAACTTGTTTTTGCTGAAGATGATCGTAAAAAATACGCCAGCGAACCTACCATGATAGAGCTTTTCACAGGGCTTAAATTTAACTACAAAAGACTTTTTTTGCATTATGGGTATTTTAATATTTGGCTTATTTTATTTGAGCAAATGATTGTTATCGTTCCGCTTCTTATCGTTGCTCCTTCGCTTTTTGGAGGGGTAATCACGCTTGGTATTGTTATGCAAATGAATAATGCTTTTGATCAGGTTCGAAGCTCTTTTTCTGTTTTTATCACAAATTGGACAAAAATCACAGAACTTAGAAGTATCCACAAGCGTTTAAGTGAATTTGAGATCAATATAGCCTATAAAAAATCCAAAAAGCTCAAACGCCAAGGCTAA
- a CDS encoding heavy metal translocating P-type ATPase: MKCSHCKLDFKQEQMIKVEENYFCCTGCKSVFEILHDKGLQGFYERLSHQSLAPVNISKEIKDYTHFVKKTKEGFDEIYLLIYGIHCSACVWLNEKVLIKEAGVLEVDINSVTHKARVVFDPQLISLRKILELIQSIGYEASAYDPLKQEKKANELKREFYAKLVVAIACVMNVMWIAVAKYAGFFSGMDREIKDILNFAEFILASPVLFYTGSSFYKSAFNALKNKSLNMDTLVISGASLAYLYSLWAMFSRAGEVYFDSVAMIICFVFIGKYLEVFSKKRALDIVDGLNDFLVSEVLVFNGTCFALKEAREVKIGDLIQLKSGDKIVIDGICKKGEASLDTSSLSGENEPVFISEGKEVFSACIVIDGVLEYEATKLYEDSKLAQIIHLLELSNFKKAKIQSLVNQISAYFSRTILSLALLCFLFWFFYQHASFENSLINAISVLIIACPCALALATPVSNLVALGKALKQKVLFKNASVIEDLSKCNVAVFDKTGVLTQSKLEVDQFFIDELISLEELLGFVNLSKHPVAKSVAQFLKQKTQIKHFDFIRVENIAARGIKAYLGEDEFLGGSADFMRENGIVCKEFENSHFIFAKNKQVLAYFELKNLLRQGAKELISYLKSLKMQIYILSGDNYKAVKKIADELGVQDFKASCLPETKMNFVEELSLNNRVLFVGDGVNDALALKYAAVAISLKEGSDLAIESSDVLLLKNDLFSLKEAIRLCLKTFTIIKQNLALSIAYNALTIPLAFLGLINPLIAALSMSFSSIIVILNALRINK; the protein is encoded by the coding sequence ATGAAATGTTCTCATTGCAAACTTGATTTTAAGCAAGAGCAAATGATCAAGGTTGAGGAAAATTATTTTTGTTGCACAGGGTGTAAGAGCGTTTTTGAAATTTTACACGATAAGGGTTTGCAAGGCTTTTATGAAAGGCTTTCTCATCAAAGTTTAGCCCCTGTGAATATCTCAAAAGAAATAAAAGATTATACCCATTTTGTAAAAAAAACAAAGGAGGGCTTTGATGAAATTTATCTTTTGATTTATGGTATTCATTGTTCTGCTTGTGTTTGGCTTAATGAAAAGGTTTTGATCAAAGAAGCTGGAGTGCTTGAGGTTGATATAAATTCTGTTACTCATAAGGCAAGAGTAGTTTTTGATCCACAACTCATTTCCTTAAGGAAAATTTTAGAACTTATCCAAAGTATAGGTTATGAAGCAAGTGCATATGATCCCTTAAAACAAGAAAAAAAAGCTAATGAATTAAAGAGAGAATTTTACGCAAAACTTGTTGTAGCCATAGCTTGCGTGATGAATGTGATGTGGATAGCGGTCGCAAAATATGCTGGATTTTTTAGCGGAATGGATAGGGAGATCAAGGATATTTTAAATTTCGCTGAGTTTATCCTTGCAAGCCCTGTGCTTTTTTATACGGGTTCAAGCTTTTATAAAAGTGCTTTCAATGCTCTTAAAAATAAAAGCTTAAATATGGACACCTTAGTCATAAGTGGGGCAAGTCTTGCTTATCTCTACTCGCTTTGGGCGATGTTTTCAAGGGCAGGGGAGGTGTATTTTGACTCTGTGGCGATGATTATTTGTTTTGTGTTCATAGGCAAATACTTAGAAGTTTTTAGCAAAAAACGCGCCCTTGATATCGTCGATGGTTTGAATGACTTTTTGGTTAGCGAGGTTTTAGTTTTTAACGGAACTTGCTTTGCTTTAAAAGAAGCAAGAGAGGTCAAAATAGGCGATTTGATACAGCTTAAAAGTGGGGATAAAATCGTTATTGATGGAATTTGCAAAAAGGGCGAAGCAAGCCTTGATACTTCATCTTTGAGTGGGGAAAATGAACCTGTTTTTATCAGCGAGGGTAAGGAGGTTTTTTCTGCTTGTATAGTGATTGATGGGGTTTTGGAGTATGAAGCAACTAAGCTTTATGAGGATTCTAAACTTGCACAAATCATTCATTTGCTCGAGCTTTCAAATTTTAAAAAGGCAAAGATACAAAGCCTTGTTAATCAAATCAGTGCTTATTTTTCACGCACCATTTTAAGTCTTGCTTTGCTTTGCTTTTTATTTTGGTTTTTTTATCAACATGCTTCTTTTGAAAATTCCTTGATCAATGCCATTTCTGTTTTGATTATCGCTTGTCCTTGTGCCTTGGCTCTTGCAACGCCTGTTAGTAATCTCGTAGCACTTGGCAAAGCTCTAAAACAAAAGGTTCTTTTTAAAAATGCTTCTGTGATAGAGGATTTAAGCAAGTGCAATGTTGCTGTGTTTGATAAAACAGGGGTTTTAACCCAAAGTAAGCTTGAGGTTGATCAGTTTTTTATCGATGAGCTTATAAGCTTAGAAGAGCTTTTGGGCTTTGTAAATTTATCAAAGCACCCTGTTGCAAAGAGCGTTGCTCAGTTTTTGAAACAAAAAACACAGATCAAGCATTTTGATTTTATAAGGGTTGAAAATATTGCTGCAAGGGGTATAAAGGCGTATTTGGGCGAAGATGAGTTTTTGGGAGGAAGTGCTGATTTTATGCGTGAAAATGGCATTGTTTGTAAAGAATTTGAAAATTCACATTTTATTTTCGCAAAAAATAAGCAGGTTTTGGCGTATTTTGAGTTAAAAAATTTACTAAGACAGGGTGCAAAAGAGCTTATTTCTTACCTTAAAAGCCTTAAAATGCAAATTTACATACTTTCAGGGGATAATTACAAGGCTGTTAAAAAGATAGCTGATGAGCTTGGAGTGCAAGATTTTAAAGCTTCTTGTTTGCCTGAAACGAAAATGAACTTTGTTGAGGAATTAAGTCTTAATAATAGGGTTTTATTTGTTGGAGATGGGGTAAATGATGCCCTAGCTTTAAAATACGCTGCTGTGGCTATTTCTTTAAAGGAGGGTTCTGATTTGGCTATTGAAAGCTCTGATGTTTTGCTTTTAAAAAATGATTTGTTTTCTTTGAAAGAGGCGATAAGGCTTTGCTTAAAAACCTTTACAATCATCAAGCAAAACTTAGCCCTTAGCATAGCCTATAACGCCCTTACCATACCTCTAGCTTTTTTAGGGCTTATAAATCCTTTAATCGCGGCTCTTTCTATGTCTTTTAGTAGTATAATAGTTATTTTAAATGCTTTAAGGATAAATAAATGA
- a CDS encoding ATP-binding protein: protein MKVLQFFYDHTQQFKTSYERKLSLERKNTLIKGAKACGKKAFLCNFLSSFEAKEILFLDFEDLRFEVLSLKHLQAFLEQNLQIKILVFEHVGRDFCFDFSKLKNICVFVTSEFKDFKLKGFDELELDFLDFEEFISSLKTQNFHSLLSLFLQNGRSVGVNDDFLKAHFSSLELEILKFIALNLGLEFSVNELYQNLKQRLKISKDSLYKSVENLHNRYILHFVKHNEKNLKKVYFTDFAMKNLLSIKKDFKQLFENLVLSELFKFKEELFYDKNFDFILHSKKLGFICTPFLDTELIKIRAKKILSKALQMQIFHIIFITLSNEEIFYEQGVKFELISFEKWALGF from the coding sequence ATGAAAGTTTTACAATTTTTCTATGATCACACACAGCAATTTAAAACAAGCTATGAAAGAAAGTTGAGCTTAGAAAGAAAAAATACCCTCATCAAAGGAGCAAAGGCTTGCGGCAAAAAAGCCTTTCTTTGCAACTTCTTAAGTTCTTTTGAAGCAAAAGAAATTTTGTTTTTAGACTTTGAGGATTTACGCTTTGAAGTGCTAAGTTTAAAGCATTTACAAGCTTTTTTAGAACAAAATCTACAAATCAAAATTCTTGTTTTCGAGCATGTGGGTAGGGATTTTTGTTTTGATTTTTCTAAGTTAAAAAATATATGTGTTTTTGTTACAAGTGAATTTAAGGATTTTAAACTTAAGGGCTTTGATGAATTAGAACTTGATTTTTTAGACTTTGAAGAGTTTATCAGCTCTTTAAAAACTCAAAATTTTCACTCTTTGCTGAGCTTATTTTTGCAAAATGGGCGTAGTGTTGGCGTAAATGATGATTTTTTAAAAGCACATTTTAGTTCTTTAGAGCTTGAAATTTTAAAATTTATTGCCTTAAATTTAGGACTTGAATTTAGCGTGAATGAGTTGTATCAAAACCTCAAACAAAGGCTTAAAATTTCTAAAGATAGTCTTTATAAAAGTGTAGAAAATTTGCACAATAGATATATTTTACACTTTGTCAAACATAATGAAAAAAATCTTAAAAAAGTCTATTTTACTGACTTTGCCATGAAAAATCTTTTAAGCATTAAAAAGGATTTTAAGCAACTTTTTGAAAATCTTGTTTTAAGTGAGCTTTTTAAATTTAAAGAAGAACTTTTTTACGATAAAAACTTTGATTTTATACTTCATTCAAAAAAGTTAGGCTTCATTTGCACGCCTTTTTTGGATACTGAACTCATTAAAATAAGGGCTAAAAAAATTCTTTCAAAAGCCTTACAAATGCAAATTTTTCATATCATTTTCATCACTCTTTCAAATGAGGAAATTTTTTATGAACAAGGCGTGAAATTTGAACTTATTTCTTTTGAAAAATGGGCTTTGGGTTTTTAA
- the rho gene encoding transcription termination factor Rho codes for MENNKKQRTHIPVEGYKIEDLKLLDLESLIKIANECEIENPRELRRQELIFEILKAQTKKGGFILFTGILELSPEGYGFLRGMDSNLSDSVNDAYVSNSQIRKFALRVGDIVTGQVREPKDQEKYYALLKIEAINYLPLQEAKERPLFDNLTPIFPTEKIRLEYEATKLAGRVLDLFVPIGKGQRGLIVAPPRTGKTVLMKGLAAAIEKNHPEMHLIVLLVDERPEEVTDMQRCVKGEVFSSTFDLPAYNHVRVAELVIEKAKRMVEMGKDVIILLDSITRLARAYNTATPSSGKVLSGGVDANALHKPKRFFGAARNIENGGSLTIIATALIDTGSRMDDVIFEEFKGTGNSEIVLDRNISDRRIYPAINIIKSGTRKEELLQGVAELQKIWAIRSAISQMDDIEALKFLYSKMLKTKDNIELLSIMNE; via the coding sequence ATGGAAAATAACAAAAAGCAAAGAACACACATACCTGTTGAGGGGTATAAGATAGAAGATTTAAAGTTACTTGACTTAGAAAGTTTGATCAAAATCGCCAATGAATGCGAGATAGAAAATCCTAGAGAATTACGCCGTCAAGAGCTTATCTTTGAAATTTTAAAGGCTCAGACCAAAAAGGGCGGATTTATATTATTTACAGGAATTTTAGAGCTAAGCCCTGAGGGATATGGCTTTTTAAGGGGCATGGACTCAAATTTAAGCGATAGCGTTAATGATGCTTATGTATCAAACTCACAAATTCGTAAATTTGCTCTAAGAGTTGGAGATATCGTAACAGGACAAGTAAGAGAGCCAAAGGATCAAGAAAAATACTACGCCTTGCTTAAGATAGAAGCTATCAACTACCTACCCTTGCAAGAAGCCAAAGAAAGACCACTTTTTGATAACCTAACTCCTATTTTTCCAACCGAAAAAATAAGACTTGAATACGAAGCAACCAAGCTTGCAGGACGCGTTTTGGATCTTTTTGTACCTATAGGCAAGGGTCAAAGAGGGCTAATTGTCGCACCTCCTAGAACGGGTAAAACCGTGCTTATGAAAGGATTAGCTGCTGCTATTGAAAAAAACCACCCTGAAATGCATTTAATCGTGCTTTTAGTCGATGAAAGGCCAGAAGAAGTTACTGATATGCAGCGTTGCGTAAAAGGCGAGGTCTTTAGCTCGACCTTTGATCTGCCTGCTTATAATCATGTCAGAGTAGCTGAGCTAGTCATCGAAAAAGCAAAAAGAATGGTTGAAATGGGCAAAGATGTTATCATTTTGCTTGATAGTATCACGCGTTTAGCTAGGGCTTATAACACCGCTACACCAAGTTCTGGCAAGGTTTTAAGTGGGGGAGTTGATGCAAATGCACTTCATAAGCCAAAACGCTTTTTTGGAGCAGCTAGAAATATAGAAAATGGAGGCTCGCTAACGATAATAGCAACCGCACTTATCGATACAGGCTCAAGAATGGACGATGTGATTTTTGAAGAATTTAAAGGCACGGGAAATAGTGAAATTGTGCTTGATAGAAACATATCAGATAGAAGAATTTATCCAGCCATCAATATCATCAAATCAGGTACAAGAAAAGAAGAGCTTTTGCAAGGCGTGGCTGAGCTTCAAAAAATTTGGGCTATTCGTTCAGCCATTTCGCAAATGGACGACATAGAAGCCTTGAAATTCTTATACTCAAAAATGCTTAAAACAAAAGATAATATCGAACTTTTATCTATAATGAATGAGTGA
- a CDS encoding ABC transporter substrate-binding protein: protein MKKIVIFFCLAFTLLWAKQERLVVLDPASIEIIYMLGAEESIKGIATLQQSNIYPEEKTKTLESVGTFSNPSIEKIVALKPSLVILSSYSLKIEQNLKQLGLKTIYLEAKRFDDMYKNIQTLAKLLDKQKEGEALIAKTKEELKGLSQNPINKSGIFLFSSNPLMAFSSNSLIADILQIIGIKNLTPQSQIQRPIISSEYILTQNPDMLILGIQATDIDELTRRNPLLKSTKAYKNKRIYVYPKTHTLLRLSPNIIDQIKNLKTALEK from the coding sequence ATGAAAAAGATTGTTATATTTTTCTGCCTTGCTTTTACTCTTTTATGGGCAAAGCAAGAACGCTTAGTTGTGCTTGATCCAGCGAGTATAGAAATTATTTATATGCTAGGTGCTGAAGAAAGTATCAAGGGTATTGCGACCTTGCAACAATCAAATATCTATCCTGAGGAAAAAACTAAAACACTCGAAAGTGTAGGAACTTTCTCAAATCCTTCTATAGAAAAAATAGTCGCTCTAAAGCCAAGCTTAGTGATTTTAAGTTCTTATTCTTTAAAGATAGAACAAAATTTAAAACAACTTGGACTAAAAACCATTTATCTTGAAGCAAAAAGATTTGATGATATGTATAAAAATATACAAACCCTAGCCAAACTCCTAGATAAACAAAAAGAAGGAGAGGCTCTCATTGCAAAAACTAAAGAGGAATTAAAAGGCCTCAGCCAAAATCCTATCAACAAAAGTGGGATTTTTCTTTTCTCAAGTAATCCCCTCATGGCTTTTTCAAGTAATTCTTTAATCGCTGATATTTTACAAATCATCGGCATTAAAAACCTCACGCCACAAAGTCAAATACAAAGACCTATCATATCAAGTGAATACATTTTGACCCAAAACCCTGATATGCTGATCTTAGGGATTCAAGCTACAGACATTGACGAACTTACAAGGCGAAATCCTTTGCTTAAATCCACAAAAGCTTATAAAAATAAGCGAATTTATGTGTATCCAAAAACGCATACCCTACTTCGTCTTAGTCCAAATATCATCGATCAGATCAAAAATTTAAAAACCGCCTTAGAAAAATAA
- the coaE gene encoding dephospho-CoA kinase (Dephospho-CoA kinase (CoaE) performs the final step in coenzyme A biosynthesis.), whose translation MKNAFFVTASIACGKSSFMKMAQDKGFNTINADSIAHQILEEKAEQIATLFKDHHILKDQKIDRKALALLIFSDEKSKTKLENFMHPLIKDEILKQALVLDAKNKAFFIELPLFFENTNYQGLGKSILIYAPKELSLQRLMQRDKLSKEEALKRLNAQLDIEIKKQKADFIIDNSKDLVHFQEQSEIFFNSLNL comes from the coding sequence ATGAAAAATGCTTTTTTTGTAACTGCTAGCATAGCCTGTGGCAAATCAAGCTTTATGAAAATGGCTCAAGATAAGGGCTTTAACACAATAAACGCAGATTCTATCGCTCATCAAATTTTAGAAGAAAAGGCAGAACAAATCGCTACGCTCTTTAAAGATCATCATATTTTAAAAGATCAAAAGATCGATAGAAAAGCCTTAGCTTTGCTTATATTTAGCGATGAAAAAAGTAAAACAAAGCTTGAAAACTTCATGCACCCACTCATAAAAGATGAAATTTTAAAACAAGCCTTAGTTTTGGACGCCAAAAATAAAGCTTTTTTTATAGAGCTTCCTCTTTTTTTTGAAAATACAAACTATCAAGGTTTGGGAAAGAGTATCTTGATCTACGCCCCGAAAGAACTAAGCCTTCAAAGACTTATGCAAAGAGATAAACTAAGCAAAGAAGAAGCATTAAAAAGGCTCAATGCTCAACTTGATATAGAGATAAAAAAGCAAAAGGCTGATTTCATCATCGATAACAGCAAGGATCTAGTTCATTTTCAAGAGCAAAGCGAAATATTTTTTAATTCTCTAAATTTATGA
- a CDS encoding ABC transporter ATP-binding protein, whose amino-acid sequence MSAELNLRIHDLCFDYGHVCMLKNINLEVFSGDFLGILGPNGSGKSTLVKNILGILHAKSGEIEIFGKNLKSYSIKELSKIIGFVPQKSALFVPLLVVDVLLMGRYSQLKHSYSSYDEKDLQEVEALAKKLNIQNFLQRNILSLSGGEFQRVLLARALLKKPKILLLDEPTSALDLNYALELLSECENLLKEQNISVVAILHDLNLASLFCNKIIFLKDGELRYQGNVQELFKKEILKEIYDLNCEVLYHDNRPYILTLKEK is encoded by the coding sequence ATGAGTGCTGAGTTAAATTTACGCATTCATGATCTTTGCTTTGATTATGGTCATGTTTGTATGCTAAAAAATATCAATTTAGAAGTTTTTAGTGGGGATTTTTTGGGTATTTTAGGACCAAATGGTTCTGGAAAAAGCACCCTAGTAAAAAATATACTTGGGATCTTACATGCAAAAAGTGGAGAAATAGAAATTTTTGGTAAAAATCTCAAATCATACTCTATCAAAGAACTTTCCAAAATCATAGGCTTTGTTCCACAAAAATCAGCCCTTTTTGTGCCTCTTTTAGTCGTTGATGTCTTGCTTATGGGAAGATACTCACAGCTAAAGCATTCTTATTCTAGCTATGATGAAAAGGATTTACAAGAAGTTGAAGCTCTTGCAAAAAAGCTTAATATACAAAATTTTCTTCAAAGAAATATACTTTCTTTAAGTGGGGGAGAATTTCAAAGGGTACTTCTTGCAAGAGCCTTGCTTAAAAAACCTAAAATTTTACTTCTTGATGAGCCAACAAGTGCTTTGGATTTAAACTATGCCTTGGAACTTTTAAGCGAATGTGAGAATTTGCTGAAAGAACAAAATATCAGCGTGGTCGCTATCTTACATGATTTAAATTTAGCAAGTCTTTTTTGCAACAAAATCATCTTTTTAAAAGACGGAGAACTTCGCTATCAAGGTAATGTTCAAGAACTTTTCAAAAAAGAAATTTTAAAAGAAATTTATGATTTAAATTGTGAAGTTTTATATCATGATAACAGACCTTATATCTTAACTTTAAAGGAAAAATAA
- a CDS encoding methyl-accepting chemotaxis protein translates to MALTINENIVSIQRGQDMDHSAVLALEKVVFEMKKGDMSGQVQIKSDNPELQRSIDLLNEALRVWNLLLGNIGKILKSYSANDFTARITQEDDYVKDAKVLLNGINHLGSEVGSMLKTSLDFSTKLEESSSELHVMVDKLMQGVNSTNSLLYQAQASVEQISLSMQSISDKSDGVIKQSDEIKNVTGIIGDIADQINLLALNAAIEAARAGEHGRGFAVVADEVRKLAERTQSSLSEISTSTSLLNQSINDMSDSIKEQSVGIEQINDSITHIKDLTSENKQIADKASLISTSVEKSAKDILADVQSKKF, encoded by the coding sequence ATGGCTTTGACTATAAATGAAAATATCGTGAGTATACAAAGGGGACAAGACATGGATCATAGTGCTGTTCTTGCTCTTGAAAAGGTTGTTTTTGAAATGAAAAAGGGCGATATGTCAGGTCAAGTTCAAATAAAATCAGATAATCCAGAGCTTCAAAGATCTATTGATTTACTCAATGAAGCTTTGCGTGTTTGGAATCTTTTATTAGGAAATATAGGAAAGATTTTAAAATCATACTCGGCTAATGATTTTACAGCAAGGATAACACAAGAAGATGATTATGTAAAAGATGCTAAGGTTTTGCTAAACGGGATAAATCATCTAGGTAGCGAGGTGGGTTCTATGTTGAAAACATCTCTTGATTTTAGTACCAAGTTAGAAGAAAGCTCGAGTGAACTTCATGTCATGGTTGATAAACTTATGCAAGGAGTAAATTCAACGAATTCTTTACTTTATCAAGCCCAAGCTTCAGTTGAGCAAATTTCACTTTCCATGCAAAGTATTTCAGATAAAAGTGATGGGGTGATCAAACAAAGCGATGAGATCAAAAATGTTACAGGTATCATAGGCGATATAGCTGATCAAATCAACTTACTTGCTCTTAATGCTGCCATTGAAGCTGCAAGGGCTGGAGAACATGGACGAGGCTTTGCCGTTGTTGCTGATGAGGTTAGAAAACTTGCTGAAAGAACACAAAGTTCTTTAAGTGAAATTTCAACAAGCACAAGCTTACTTAATCAGTCTATAAATGATATGTCTGATTCTATCAAAGAACAAAGCGTAGGTATAGAGCAAATCAATGATTCTATAACACATATTAAGGATCTTACAAGCGAAAATAAACAAATAGCTGATAAGGCTTCTTTGATCAGCACGAGTGTTGAAAAAAGCGCTAAGGATATACTTGCTGATGTGCAAAGTAAGAAGTTTTAA
- the ccoS gene encoding cbb3-type cytochrome oxidase assembly protein CcoS: MNGVIIMMISVSIIAFAIALLAFLWGIKNKQFDDDYKFTTLNDSEEALHDAIELDRRKKEALKRKQDS, from the coding sequence ATGAATGGTGTGATCATAATGATGATAAGTGTTTCTATCATCGCTTTTGCTATCGCTTTGCTAGCTTTTTTGTGGGGGATTAAAAACAAGCAGTTTGATGATGATTATAAATTCACCACGCTTAATGATAGCGAAGAAGCTTTGCACGATGCTATCGAGCTTGATAGGCGTAAAAAAGAGGCTTTAAAAAGAAAACAAGACTCATAA
- the purM gene encoding phosphoribosylformylglycinamidine cyclo-ligase codes for MKISYEDAGVSIDNGNAFVEAIKPKVKETFNENVIGGIGSFSGAFRLPAGFKKPVILGATDGVGTKLRLAIDAKRYDTIGQDLVAMCVNDLICNFATPLFFLDYYATAKLDVEVARAVVSSIAQGCKEAKCALIGGETAEMPGMYNKDDFDLAGFAVGMAEEDEIDRSKFVKNGDLLLGLPSSGLHSNGYSLARKVLFETLKMKFDDKIQGKSLIDILLEPTRIYVKDFLKLKPFINALAHITGGGLVENLPRIFPKGMGAVIRKHHLKTPEIFYQIGECVEESEMYRSFNMGVGLVLVVSAENISKVLENSDAFIIGEVVINEGVVLE; via the coding sequence ATGAAAATTTCATACGAAGATGCTGGTGTGAGTATAGATAATGGAAATGCTTTTGTTGAAGCTATTAAACCAAAGGTTAAAGAAACTTTTAATGAAAATGTCATCGGTGGTATAGGCTCTTTTTCTGGGGCTTTTCGCTTGCCTGCTGGCTTTAAAAAGCCTGTGATTTTGGGAGCAACAGACGGGGTTGGCACTAAGCTTCGTTTAGCTATTGATGCAAAAAGATATGACACCATAGGGCAAGATCTTGTTGCTATGTGCGTGAATGATCTGATTTGCAACTTTGCTACACCTTTGTTTTTCTTGGATTATTACGCTACGGCTAAGCTTGATGTAGAGGTTGCAAGGGCTGTTGTTTCAAGTATAGCACAAGGTTGTAAGGAAGCAAAATGTGCTTTGATAGGAGGCGAGACAGCCGAAATGCCCGGAATGTATAACAAAGATGACTTTGATCTAGCAGGCTTTGCTGTTGGCATGGCTGAGGAAGATGAGATTGATAGAAGTAAATTTGTAAAAAATGGAGATTTGCTTTTGGGCTTGCCAAGCTCTGGGCTTCACTCAAATGGCTATTCTTTAGCTAGAAAGGTGCTTTTTGAGACTTTAAAAATGAAATTTGATGACAAGATACAGGGTAAAAGCCTCATTGATATCTTGCTAGAGCCTACAAGAATTTATGTCAAAGACTTTTTGAAGCTAAAACCTTTCATCAATGCTCTTGCACATATCACAGGCGGTGGCTTGGTGGAGAATTTGCCTCGTATTTTTCCAAAAGGAATGGGTGCGGTGATTAGAAAACACCATTTAAAAACTCCTGAAATTTTCTATCAAATCGGCGAATGCGTTGAGGAAAGTGAAATGTATAGAAGCTTTAACATGGGCGTTGGTCTTGTGCTTGTGGTTAGTGCTGAAAATATTTCAAAGGTTCTTGAAAACTCAGACGCCTTCATCATCGGCGAAGTTGTGATCAATGAGGGCGTGGTTTTAGAATAA